In Streptomyces sp. NBC_00483, a single window of DNA contains:
- a CDS encoding aminotransferase class IV family protein, with protein sequence MVTLDGKPVSVTDLLPLALTNVGHFTSMRVDTDGIRGLSLHMERLARDCKVVWDAELDTGRVLNYVRQVLEGEARPCTIRVTIYDPKVDLGHPLAAQEPHILVTVRGAGTSPPEPLCAKSVVYERDLPEVKHVGLFGALYARGAAQRTDFDDALFVGRDGRVSEGGTWNVGFVDHQGAVVWPQAPVLPGVTMALLQRHTEHRIDVVTLNQATGMAAAFATNTSIGVRPLVAIDDTTFPVDHPVLRHLQLTYRAIPGESL encoded by the coding sequence ATGGTGACTCTCGATGGAAAGCCCGTGTCTGTAACGGACTTGCTTCCTCTGGCCCTGACGAACGTCGGTCACTTCACGTCCATGCGCGTCGACACCGACGGCATCCGCGGCCTGAGCCTGCACATGGAGCGCCTGGCTCGGGACTGCAAGGTCGTGTGGGATGCCGAGTTGGACACGGGCCGCGTCCTCAACTACGTCCGCCAGGTCCTTGAGGGCGAGGCGCGTCCCTGCACCATCCGTGTCACCATCTACGACCCCAAGGTCGACCTGGGGCACCCCCTGGCCGCTCAGGAGCCGCACATCCTGGTGACGGTGCGCGGTGCCGGCACGTCGCCCCCGGAGCCACTGTGCGCCAAGAGTGTCGTCTACGAGCGCGACTTGCCCGAGGTCAAGCATGTCGGCCTCTTCGGTGCCCTGTACGCGCGAGGCGCCGCGCAGCGTACGGACTTCGACGACGCTCTGTTCGTCGGGCGGGACGGGCGAGTCTCCGAGGGCGGTACCTGGAACGTCGGATTCGTCGATCACCAGGGCGCCGTGGTGTGGCCGCAGGCGCCTGTACTGCCAGGCGTGACCATGGCGCTGCTGCAGCGGCACACCGAGCACCGCATTGACGTCGTGACGCTCAATCAGGCGACGGGCATGGCAGCGGCGTTCGCGACGAACACGTCGATCGGCGTACGGCCTTTGGTGGCGATCGACGACACCACATTCCCTGTCGACCACCCGGTGCTGCGTCACCTGCAGCTCACGTACCGGGCGATCCCCGGCGAGAGCCTGTAG
- a CDS encoding ATP-binding protein: MIAATAIAPVTTPPYAHRAIELAFAPEPVFVGRCRRIATATLRLWDVPESVAENAVLIVSELVTNAIEHGGRETALRVRLSETELRIEVTDGNPRPAVLHTPADDEESGRGLYLVALLTDRWGTSDGGTTTWCTILLEGES; the protein is encoded by the coding sequence ATGATCGCTGCAACAGCCATCGCCCCCGTGACCACTCCCCCGTACGCCCACCGTGCCATTGAGCTGGCGTTCGCACCTGAGCCTGTCTTCGTCGGCCGTTGCCGACGGATCGCTACTGCCACTCTGCGTCTGTGGGATGTCCCCGAGTCAGTCGCCGAGAACGCCGTCCTCATCGTCTCCGAACTGGTCACCAACGCCATCGAACACGGCGGCCGAGAGACGGCTCTACGCGTCCGGCTGTCGGAGACCGAACTGCGTATCGAGGTCACGGACGGCAACCCGCGACCAGCTGTTCTGCACACGCCCGCTGACGACGAAGAGTCCGGGCGCGGCCTCTACCTCGTCGCTCTCCTGACCGACCGCTGGGGTACCAGCGACGGCGGCACAACGACCTGGTGCACGATCCTCCTCGAAGGGGAATCGTGA
- a CDS encoding XRE family transcriptional regulator produces the protein MDATRNIVLEAWMDEHGFSSNSLANAVNLALERLTGRLGKCDGRQVRDWRSGRVRWPNTATRKALEDVTGRHAMELGFMPRGRPSSTVTPRQEDEDPMHRRTLVAGTLSAAVAAAAPGPSSTRRIGMSDVESLQEKFSAVIASDHNRGGQRDIEQRAARLADEALNLQNSGSATQRVRSTLYAAAASFRSSAMWAAIDGRRFQDAIAHMREAQTLAELSGDQAIKFRIWSHAGSLYRHLGRPADARAANDVARSLHITRRDPMFASLGIARQMAIQGVAHEHGNLRRTFAQAQEAMARASEDRRPVWLTAFYDDAELHSLALSAYLAAGDWPTAEFHAHRCLAALRPHMRRSRAIATSRLAHAQLAQGDVDAATHTAMSVPAEAATQHARVSRMLQEFSAALRATAPGSASADNWTEHTAAWRPSA, from the coding sequence ATGGACGCCACGCGCAACATCGTCCTTGAGGCGTGGATGGACGAGCACGGCTTCAGCTCCAACAGCCTTGCCAACGCGGTGAATCTGGCCCTGGAACGCCTCACCGGGCGGCTTGGAAAGTGTGACGGACGCCAGGTCAGGGACTGGCGGTCCGGGCGAGTCAGGTGGCCCAACACCGCTACGCGTAAGGCTCTGGAGGACGTGACGGGCCGGCACGCGATGGAACTAGGGTTCATGCCACGGGGTCGGCCTTCGTCCACGGTGACCCCACGGCAGGAGGACGAGGACCCCATGCACCGTCGCACCCTGGTCGCCGGCACGCTCTCGGCGGCCGTGGCCGCCGCCGCGCCAGGCCCCAGCTCTACCCGCAGGATCGGCATGAGCGACGTCGAGAGCCTGCAGGAGAAGTTCTCGGCTGTGATCGCCAGTGACCACAACCGAGGCGGGCAACGCGACATCGAACAGCGCGCGGCGCGTCTGGCCGACGAGGCCCTGAACCTCCAGAACTCCGGCTCGGCCACCCAGCGCGTGCGCTCGACCCTCTACGCCGCTGCCGCGTCGTTCCGTTCCTCGGCGATGTGGGCGGCGATTGACGGTCGACGCTTCCAGGACGCGATTGCGCACATGCGTGAGGCGCAGACGCTCGCGGAGCTGTCGGGGGATCAGGCGATCAAGTTCCGTATCTGGTCGCACGCGGGCAGCCTGTACCGGCACCTGGGCCGACCTGCCGACGCACGCGCCGCCAACGACGTCGCGCGCAGCCTCCACATCACCCGCCGTGACCCAATGTTCGCCTCGCTGGGCATAGCCCGGCAGATGGCCATTCAGGGGGTGGCCCACGAACACGGAAATCTGCGCCGTACATTCGCCCAGGCCCAAGAAGCCATGGCGCGCGCATCCGAGGACCGCCGTCCTGTCTGGCTCACGGCCTTCTATGACGATGCAGAGCTGCACTCGCTCGCGCTGAGCGCCTACCTCGCTGCCGGAGACTGGCCCACGGCCGAGTTCCATGCGCACCGCTGCCTGGCTGCCCTTCGACCGCACATGCGCCGGTCCCGCGCCATCGCAACGAGCCGCCTGGCACACGCCCAACTCGCCCAGGGTGATGTCGACGCTGCTACGCACACCGCGATGAGCGTGCCGGCCGAAGCCGCTACCCAACACGCCCGGGTTTCCCGCATGCTTCAAGAGTTCAGTGCTGCCTTGCGTGCCACCGCGCCGGGCAGTGCCAGCGCCGACAACTGGACAGAGCACACCGCTGCATGGAGGCCTTCAGCATGA